The proteins below come from a single Eubacterium limosum genomic window:
- a CDS encoding AzlD domain-containing protein: MTTTLLIYILVMAGVTYLIRVLPLALFKKKIESKFVKSFLYYVPYAVLGTMTFPAIFYSTGSLYSATAGLIVAILLAMKEKGLVTVAVFACAAVLLVETVLGYL; encoded by the coding sequence ATGACGACGACTTTGCTAATATACATCCTGGTTATGGCGGGCGTTACTTACCTGATACGCGTGCTGCCGCTGGCTCTGTTTAAAAAGAAAATAGAAAGCAAGTTTGTGAAATCCTTTCTCTATTATGTGCCTTACGCGGTATTGGGAACCATGACTTTTCCGGCTATTTTCTATTCGACTGGAAGCCTGTACTCTGCCACTGCGGGGCTGATCGTCGCCATTCTTCTGGCCATGAAGGAAAAAGGGCTGGTTACAGTGGCTGTGTTTGCCTGTGCGGCGGTGCTTCTGGTGGAAACGGTGCTGGGGTATCTGTAG
- a CDS encoding MerR family transcriptional regulator, translating into MYRISEFSKITNLTVKALRYYDEQGILVPSHRDSQNGYRYYSEEDFKRAQLVALLRSFEFSISELRDVMENFDEDTDLAYFLEEKKAMIEHKIEKEKKLLKKISLYIEPTGQEESPMQYKIEVKRLEPVIVASIRYQGLYSEVGKYIARIYKAVKGNAGGIPFNLYYNEAYQEKADIEICVPVKRYIEAAGIECRTLPAVERAVSTIHQGSYSQFNHAYKALLDYSRAQDLKLLIPSREKYIKGPGAIFRGNENKYMTEIVIPFE; encoded by the coding sequence ATGTACAGAATCAGTGAATTTTCCAAAATAACCAATTTAACGGTCAAGGCTCTGCGCTATTATGACGAGCAGGGAATCCTGGTGCCATCCCATCGGGACAGTCAGAATGGCTACCGTTACTACAGCGAAGAGGATTTCAAACGGGCACAGCTGGTTGCGCTGCTGCGGTCCTTTGAATTTTCCATCTCCGAACTGCGGGATGTTATGGAAAACTTTGACGAGGACACCGATCTGGCCTATTTTCTGGAAGAAAAGAAAGCCATGATCGAGCATAAAATTGAAAAGGAAAAGAAACTGCTGAAAAAAATCTCCCTCTATATCGAACCAACCGGTCAGGAGGAAAGCCCTATGCAGTATAAAATTGAGGTAAAACGTCTGGAACCCGTAATTGTCGCATCTATTCGCTATCAGGGTCTTTACAGTGAGGTGGGGAAATATATCGCCAGGATCTATAAGGCGGTGAAGGGGAACGCTGGTGGTATCCCCTTTAACCTGTACTACAATGAAGCCTACCAGGAAAAAGCGGATATCGAAATCTGTGTGCCTGTCAAGCGCTATATTGAAGCCGCTGGAATTGAGTGCAGAACGCTCCCGGCAGTGGAACGTGCTGTTTCGACCATACATCAGGGCAGCTACAGCCAGTTTAATCACGCTTACAAGGCCTTGCTGGATTACTCCAGGGCACAGGACCTGAAGCTGTTGATTCCATCACGGGAAAAATACATAAAAGGACCGGGCGCCATTTTCAGGGGAAACGAAAATAAATATATGACGGAAATTGTCATTCCCTTTGAGTAA
- a CDS encoding MATE family efflux transporter: protein MDLLKGNLKKIYFKYLFASFGSALIVSVYSLVDCVMVGQYEGPDGVAALATVAPVWNIIYSLGLLFGIGGSVLMSAAKGAGDERRGNSFYTMAFIGVTAAAVLSWLGIIFFQDALLRLFGADDLLLGLAGKYLFWIKFVAPLFVFGQFLAAFIRNDNAPATATMAVMAGGVFNIIGDYIFVFVCDMGISGAGLATALGQVLSICILCSHFLRKKCRLRFERPVGFGHMTRQIVLTGFSTFFIDIAMGILSMMFNNQIMKYSGSSALAVYGVIINVNTLVQACAYGVGQAAQPIISMNYGAGKGDRIRKTLRLSLITVAVLSIVWTTLTMALPEPLIRLFMNPTPEVLAIAPDIMRKYFISFLLLSYNIYSTYYFQAIMRPKASLAVSVLRGMVVSGLLIYTLPALFGAQALWFAMPITEMIIAVMVAVLMRHYNKNLKMLS, encoded by the coding sequence ATGGACTTACTAAAAGGAAATCTGAAAAAGATATACTTTAAATATCTGTTCGCGTCCTTTGGCAGCGCGCTGATCGTATCCGTCTACTCACTGGTGGACTGCGTAATGGTGGGGCAGTATGAAGGGCCAGACGGTGTGGCCGCGTTGGCGACCGTGGCGCCTGTCTGGAATATTATCTACAGTCTGGGCCTGCTGTTTGGTATCGGCGGTTCAGTTTTGATGAGCGCGGCAAAGGGCGCGGGAGATGAGCGCCGGGGAAACAGCTTTTATACAATGGCATTCATCGGAGTCACTGCCGCTGCTGTTCTTTCATGGCTGGGCATTATTTTCTTCCAGGATGCATTGCTGCGCCTGTTCGGTGCGGATGATCTGCTTTTAGGGCTGGCGGGAAAATATCTTTTTTGGATAAAATTTGTGGCGCCGCTGTTTGTGTTCGGGCAGTTTTTGGCCGCCTTTATACGAAATGACAATGCGCCGGCAACGGCGACGATGGCTGTCATGGCCGGGGGTGTTTTTAACATTATCGGAGATTATATTTTTGTCTTTGTATGTGACATGGGGATCAGCGGTGCAGGTCTGGCGACAGCTCTGGGACAGGTGCTGTCAATCTGTATTTTGTGCAGTCATTTTCTGAGAAAAAAATGCCGTCTCAGGTTTGAAAGGCCCGTGGGCTTTGGTCATATGACCCGTCAGATTGTGCTCACAGGGTTTTCAACTTTTTTCATTGATATCGCCATGGGGATCTTATCCATGATGTTTAATAATCAGATTATGAAATACAGCGGCAGCTCGGCACTGGCGGTTTACGGTGTTATCATCAATGTCAATACCCTGGTGCAGGCCTGTGCATACGGTGTGGGACAGGCAGCCCAGCCCATCATTTCCATGAACTATGGTGCGGGGAAGGGAGATCGTATCCGGAAAACACTGCGGCTGAGCCTGATCACGGTTGCGGTGCTGAGTATTGTATGGACGACCCTGACCATGGCTCTGCCAGAGCCGCTCATCCGCCTCTTTATGAACCCGACGCCAGAGGTACTGGCCATAGCGCCGGATATCATGCGGAAATATTTTATTTCCTTCCTGCTGCTAAGCTATAATATTTATTCGACCTATTATTTCCAGGCCATCATGAGACCGAAGGCCTCCCTCGCAGTGTCTGTCCTGCGCGGAATGGTGGTAAGCGGACTGCTTATTTATACGCTGCCCGCCCTGTTCGGCGCACAAGCGCTGTGGTTTGCAATGCCCATAACAGAGATGATCATCGCTGTTATGGTCGCAGTTTTGATGCGGCATTATAATAAAAATCTTAAAATGTTATCTTAA
- the hisIE gene encoding bifunctional phosphoribosyl-AMP cyclohydrolase/phosphoribosyl-ATP diphosphatase HisIE, whose translation MNNDIELKFNHHGLIPAVLQDYYTRQVLMVAYMNREALDKTLETGKATFWSRSRKELWTKGETSGNYQEVVAIDYDCDADTLLVQVLPKGPACHTGETSCFYRNLYTNEEKATGNMDIIHKLADQVQDRRENPVEGSYTNYLFREGVDKICKKIGEESAETIIAAKNDSKEELTYEASDLLYHLTVLLNNQGVTFDDLFVELTKRHK comes from the coding sequence ATGAATAATGATATCGAACTGAAATTTAACCACCATGGCCTGATCCCGGCAGTCCTTCAGGACTATTACACCCGTCAGGTACTCATGGTGGCTTATATGAACAGGGAAGCCCTGGACAAAACACTGGAAACCGGCAAAGCCACCTTCTGGAGCCGCAGCCGCAAAGAATTATGGACAAAGGGCGAGACCTCCGGCAACTACCAGGAAGTCGTCGCCATCGACTATGACTGCGACGCCGACACCCTGCTGGTACAGGTACTCCCAAAAGGCCCTGCCTGCCACACAGGCGAAACTTCCTGCTTCTACCGTAATCTGTACACCAATGAAGAAAAAGCCACAGGAAACATGGATATCATCCATAAGCTGGCCGACCAGGTACAGGACCGCCGGGAAAATCCTGTAGAAGGTTCCTACACCAACTACCTCTTCCGGGAGGGCGTTGACAAAATCTGTAAAAAGATTGGTGAAGAATCCGCAGAAACCATCATCGCCGCTAAAAACGATTCAAAGGAAGAGCTCACCTACGAGGCATCTGACCTGCTTTATCATCTGACTGTGCTCTTAAATAACCAGGGTGTGACTTTTGACGATTTGTTTGTCGAACTAACTAAACGGCATAAATAA
- the hisF gene encoding imidazole glycerol phosphate synthase subunit HisF, which yields MLTKRIIPCLDVDHGRVVKGKKFKDIQDVADPVELGRYYSEQGADELVFYDITASYEERDIFINIVEKVAEAIRIPFTIGGGISRVEDFRKVLMAGADKVSVNSSAVKNPQLIRDAALKFGNQCVVLSIDAKRNDSGSWDVYVKGGRENTGTDAIEWAKRGQELGAGEICINSIDTDGVKRGYDLELNRKLSEILTIPVIASGGAGEKAHFSEVLKAGADAALAASVFHYKEIPIPELKAYLDSEGIAVRK from the coding sequence ATGCTGACCAAACGTATTATTCCCTGCCTGGACGTGGACCACGGACGGGTTGTCAAAGGAAAGAAATTTAAAGATATACAGGATGTGGCGGACCCGGTAGAGCTGGGGCGCTATTACTCCGAGCAGGGTGCAGACGAGCTGGTTTTCTACGATATTACCGCCTCCTACGAGGAGCGCGATATCTTTATCAATATCGTAGAGAAGGTGGCTGAGGCTATCCGAATTCCCTTTACCATCGGAGGAGGCATCAGCCGGGTGGAGGATTTCCGTAAAGTTCTCATGGCCGGGGCTGACAAGGTTTCGGTCAATTCCTCCGCGGTTAAAAATCCCCAGCTGATCCGCGACGCGGCGCTTAAATTCGGCAACCAGTGCGTGGTGCTCTCCATCGACGCCAAGCGCAATGACAGCGGTTCCTGGGATGTTTATGTAAAAGGCGGCCGTGAAAACACTGGCACTGACGCCATCGAATGGGCCAAACGCGGTCAGGAGCTGGGCGCTGGTGAAATCTGCATCAACTCCATTGACACCGACGGTGTTAAGCGCGGCTATGACCTTGAGCTCAACCGCAAGCTGTCTGAAATTCTGACGATTCCCGTTATTGCCTCCGGCGGCGCGGGCGAAAAGGCCCACTTTTCAGAGGTTTTAAAGGCCGGGGCAGATGCGGCCTTAGCCGCATCTGTCTTCCATTATAAAGAAATACCAATCCCTGAGCTAAAGGCCTATCTGGACAGCGAGGGCATCGCAGTAAGAAAATAA
- the hisA gene encoding 1-(5-phosphoribosyl)-5-[(5-phosphoribosylamino)methylideneamino]imidazole-4-carboxamide isomerase, translating to MIIFPAIDIKNGKCVRLKQGVKDDETIYFDNPVEVAKRWESEGAEYLHLVDLDGAFDGKPQNLEVVKDIVKALDIPVELGGGIRDEEIAKMYVDIGVSRIIIGTQAVKDLSFIEKLLALYDEKVCVSIDAKDGIVCTEGWVESSNIEALELAAKLERLGLSTLVYTDISKDGMMSGPNFDMLNVLNLHLNMDIIASGGIASADHLKKLEEMNLYGAITGKALYEGTIDLAAYLKGEC from the coding sequence ATGATCATATTCCCCGCCATTGATATTAAAAACGGAAAATGTGTCCGCCTGAAGCAGGGAGTTAAGGACGATGAGACCATTTATTTCGACAACCCTGTGGAGGTCGCTAAGCGCTGGGAATCCGAAGGCGCTGAATATCTGCATCTCGTAGACCTTGACGGCGCTTTTGACGGAAAGCCCCAGAATCTGGAAGTCGTCAAAGATATTGTCAAAGCGCTCGACATCCCGGTTGAGTTGGGCGGCGGTATCCGCGACGAAGAAATTGCAAAAATGTATGTGGATATCGGCGTCAGCCGTATTATCATCGGCACGCAGGCAGTAAAGGATCTTAGCTTTATCGAAAAGCTTCTGGCCCTGTATGATGAAAAGGTCTGTGTCTCCATCGACGCCAAGGACGGCATTGTCTGTACAGAGGGCTGGGTGGAAAGCAGCAATATCGAAGCGCTGGAACTTGCGGCAAAGCTGGAGCGACTCGGCCTGTCCACTCTGGTGTACACCGATATTTCCAAGGACGGCATGATGAGCGGTCCTAATTTTGACATGTTAAATGTCCTCAACCTGCATCTGAACATGGATATTATCGCCTCTGGCGGCATCGCCTCTGCTGATCATCTCAAAAAACTGGAGGAAATGAACCTTTACGGCGCAATTACCGGCAAAGCCCTGTATGAGGGCACCATCGATCTGGCCGCCTATCTCAAAGGAGAATGCTAA
- the hisH gene encoding imidazole glycerol phosphate synthase subunit HisH: MIAIIDYDVGNLKNVYTALKDVDLEGVITRDPKVVDNAEAIILPGVGAFSDAMEHLRQFDLINCLDKNVQSGKTLMGICLGMQVLFDKSTEDGEWTGLGYIPGEIVKFDAPGLKIPHMGWNNLIINRDDSLVKGIGSEDYVYFVHSYYAQPKSFDDVVAYADYSVKVPGIVRKENVIGMQFHPEKSSRVGTQLLMNFKENLK; this comes from the coding sequence ATGATCGCAATCATTGATTATGACGTGGGCAATTTAAAAAATGTCTACACCGCATTAAAGGATGTGGATCTGGAAGGCGTGATCACCCGTGACCCAAAGGTCGTGGACAACGCCGAAGCCATTATCCTTCCTGGAGTCGGTGCTTTCAGCGACGCCATGGAGCATCTCAGACAGTTTGACCTTATCAACTGTCTGGACAAAAATGTGCAGTCCGGAAAAACCCTTATGGGTATCTGCCTGGGCATGCAGGTTCTGTTTGATAAAAGCACCGAGGATGGTGAGTGGACAGGCCTCGGCTATATTCCCGGAGAGATCGTCAAATTTGACGCGCCGGGGCTCAAAATTCCGCACATGGGCTGGAATAACCTTATCATCAATCGTGATGATTCGCTGGTCAAAGGCATCGGCAGCGAGGATTACGTTTATTTTGTCCATTCCTATTACGCACAGCCAAAAAGCTTTGATGACGTTGTCGCCTATGCCGACTATTCTGTTAAGGTACCCGGCATTGTCCGGAAAGAAAACGTCATCGGCATGCAGTTCCACCCTGAAAAAAGCTCGAGGGTCGGAACTCAATTACTTATGAATTTTAAGGAGAATCTCAAATGA
- the hisB gene encoding imidazoleglycerol-phosphate dehydratase HisB, which yields MERKITLTRKTFETDIELSLNLDGTGQCDVSTGVGFFDHMMTLFTKHGRFDLTLKATGDAADNHHVLEDIGILLGKAFAEALGDKAGITRYAFQLTPMDEALCRICIDISGRSYLVYDVPLTREYIGEFETEMLEEFFIAFTNNSKMTIHVASLYGRNNHHIVEGIFKCFGRTLKQAVTIDPNVKGVPSTKGVLE from the coding sequence ATGGAAAGAAAAATCACATTAACAAGAAAAACCTTTGAAACCGACATTGAGTTGAGCCTGAATCTTGACGGCACCGGCCAGTGCGACGTCTCTACCGGTGTTGGCTTTTTTGATCACATGATGACCCTGTTCACCAAGCACGGCCGCTTTGATCTAACCCTGAAAGCAACAGGCGATGCTGCAGATAACCACCATGTGCTGGAGGATATCGGCATTCTTCTCGGCAAGGCCTTTGCCGAAGCCCTTGGCGATAAAGCCGGTATCACCCGCTATGCTTTCCAGCTTACCCCAATGGATGAGGCTCTGTGCCGTATCTGTATTGACATCAGCGGACGGTCTTATCTGGTTTACGACGTTCCACTGACGCGAGAGTATATCGGGGAATTTGAAACCGAAATGCTGGAAGAGTTTTTCATCGCATTTACAAATAACAGCAAAATGACCATCCACGTAGCCTCTCTTTATGGCCGTAACAACCACCATATTGTGGAGGGGATATTTAAATGCTTTGGCCGTACCCTGAAACAGGCAGTCACCATTGACCCCAATGTTAAGGGCGTGCCAAGCACAAAAGGAGTTTTGGAATGA
- the hisC gene encoding histidinol-phosphate transaminase, with protein MKNFARKCVKDLEAYKVEAPQYDIILNANENPWDFPEALKKELCDEIMKTPLNRYPEACFPELLAELSDYTGVPEDQIICGSGSDELIAMINQSFMNPGDTAVTHTPSFAMYHIWTAIADGQFVGVPDKNGHIPDVEGIISAAKVNDAKLIYLCNPNNPTGYLFPRYDIVQILEETNALVILDEAYMEFKGSTHADLIENYPNLLVLRTLSKAFGMAGIRCGYCLGNKALIDVMYKVKSPYNINVLTQKAAVIALKNREKLLDRLKTLNAERHKMYKALRDMPLDSLYPTASNFIYFETGKGEAIYEAMKENGILIKFFKGNETMPASIRLSIGTPEENRKVLEILKKVL; from the coding sequence ATGAAAAACTTTGCGCGTAAATGTGTTAAAGACCTCGAAGCTTATAAGGTCGAGGCCCCACAGTATGACATTATCCTCAATGCCAACGAGAACCCCTGGGATTTTCCTGAGGCGCTGAAAAAAGAACTCTGCGACGAAATCATGAAAACGCCGCTGAACCGCTATCCGGAGGCCTGTTTTCCAGAGCTTCTGGCTGAACTTTCAGACTACACTGGCGTACCGGAAGACCAGATTATCTGCGGTTCCGGCTCAGACGAGCTTATCGCCATGATCAACCAGTCCTTTATGAATCCTGGTGATACAGCGGTCACCCACACCCCGTCCTTTGCCATGTACCATATCTGGACAGCCATTGCCGATGGACAGTTTGTGGGCGTACCTGATAAAAACGGGCACATCCCTGATGTGGAAGGAATTATCTCCGCCGCCAAGGTAAATGACGCCAAGCTCATCTACCTCTGTAATCCCAACAACCCCACCGGCTATCTCTTCCCGCGCTATGACATTGTCCAGATTCTTGAGGAAACCAATGCTCTGGTTATCCTGGATGAAGCCTATATGGAATTTAAGGGCAGTACACATGCGGATCTGATCGAAAATTATCCAAACCTTCTGGTTTTAAGAACACTTTCCAAAGCTTTCGGCATGGCAGGCATCCGCTGTGGTTACTGTCTGGGTAACAAAGCGCTTATTGACGTGATGTACAAGGTCAAATCGCCCTATAATATCAACGTACTCACCCAGAAGGCAGCTGTCATCGCCCTTAAAAACCGTGAAAAGCTTCTTGACCGACTGAAAACCCTGAATGCTGAACGCCATAAAATGTACAAGGCACTGCGGGATATGCCCCTGGATTCGCTTTATCCTACTGCCTCCAACTTCATTTACTTTGAAACCGGCAAAGGCGAAGCAATCTATGAAGCCATGAAGGAAAACGGCATCCTCATTAAATTTTTTAAAGGAAACGAAACCATGCCTGCCAGTATCCGGCTGTCCATCGGCACCCCCGAGGAAAACCGGAAAGTACTTGAAATATTGAAAAAGGTATTATAA
- the hisD gene encoding histidinol dehydrogenase — translation MKTYTYKESINKLDTLLKRDEGENQEIRGRVLEIIDTVKSQGDAALINYTEKFDGCRLDTLRVTDDEIQEAFELAGPKMAAIIEEAADNIRAFHEKQKEETWMYNPGPGITLGQHITPLERVGLYVPGGKAAYPSTVLMDSIPALVAGVDSLVMVTPPGKDGKINPNILAAARIAGVHEIYKVGGAQAVAALAYGTESVVPVNKIVGPGNIYVATAKKEVFGKVAIDMIAGPSEVLILADGTANPVYAAADLLSQAEHDEMAMPILVTTDADFGEKVIAEVYRQIEADLGRKEIARKSVDNYGFVFVAENLEQAFELSNAIAPEHMEILLPEPMQYLERVRNAGAIFLGSYTPEPLGDYFAGPNHTLPTSGTAKFSSPLGVYDFMKKSSILSYSEDALEKVYTKIAAFARSEGLDAHAKSVERRYENK, via the coding sequence ATGAAAACTTACACCTACAAAGAAAGCATTAACAAGCTCGACACACTTCTCAAACGTGATGAGGGCGAAAATCAGGAAATCCGCGGCCGTGTTCTGGAAATCATCGACACTGTCAAATCCCAGGGCGACGCGGCGCTTATAAACTATACTGAAAAATTTGACGGCTGCCGTCTGGATACCCTGCGTGTTACCGACGATGAAATTCAGGAGGCTTTTGAACTCGCAGGACCGAAAATGGCCGCTATTATTGAAGAAGCCGCAGACAACATCCGCGCTTTTCACGAAAAGCAAAAGGAAGAAACCTGGATGTATAATCCCGGTCCGGGCATTACCTTGGGGCAGCACATTACGCCGCTGGAGAGGGTCGGCCTCTATGTACCTGGCGGTAAGGCCGCGTATCCCTCCACAGTGCTTATGGACAGTATTCCGGCCCTTGTCGCCGGTGTAGATTCCCTGGTCATGGTAACCCCACCGGGAAAAGACGGAAAGATCAATCCAAATATTCTGGCTGCTGCCAGGATTGCAGGTGTTCATGAAATTTATAAGGTAGGCGGCGCACAGGCTGTCGCCGCACTGGCCTACGGAACCGAGAGTGTTGTTCCCGTCAATAAAATTGTAGGGCCTGGCAATATCTATGTGGCCACGGCCAAGAAAGAGGTTTTTGGCAAAGTCGCCATTGATATGATCGCCGGCCCCAGCGAGGTATTGATCCTGGCTGACGGAACCGCCAATCCTGTTTACGCCGCCGCTGATCTGCTTTCTCAGGCTGAGCACGATGAAATGGCCATGCCAATTCTGGTCACCACCGACGCCGATTTTGGCGAAAAAGTCATCGCCGAGGTTTACCGCCAGATCGAGGCTGACCTCGGGCGCAAGGAAATTGCCCGAAAATCGGTGGATAATTACGGCTTTGTCTTTGTGGCAGAAAACCTGGAGCAGGCCTTTGAGCTCTCCAACGCCATCGCGCCTGAGCATATGGAAATTCTCCTGCCTGAGCCAATGCAGTATCTGGAACGCGTCCGCAACGCCGGCGCTATTTTCCTCGGAAGTTATACCCCAGAGCCGCTGGGAGATTATTTCGCAGGACCAAACCATACGCTGCCGACCTCTGGCACCGCCAAATTCTCTTCACCGCTTGGTGTTTACGACTTTATGAAAAAATCCAGCATTCTCTCCTACTCTGAGGATGCTCTGGAAAAGGTTTATACAAAGATCGCTGCCTTTGCCCGCTCCGAAGGGCTTGACGCCCACGCAAAATCCGTGGAGCGCCGCTATGAAAATAAGTAA
- the hisG gene encoding ATP phosphoribosyltransferase: MQIRLALAKGRVARKAIELLQKIGYIFEDYDEKSRKLIFQDTTGAIEFFLVKSPDVPTYVEKGAADIGIVGRDVLMEHPANVYELLNLDIGQCKMCVAGFKDSKPQFGKKLVVGTKYPAIAKDYFNSKDEPVDLIKINGSVELAPLLGLSDCIVDIVESGSTLRENGLVVLEEICDISSRLIVNKVSLKTKGAMIDPIIERFEANLSIN, encoded by the coding sequence ATGCAGATACGTTTAGCTTTAGCCAAGGGCCGGGTGGCCAGAAAAGCCATCGAGCTCTTACAGAAAATCGGATATATTTTTGAAGATTATGATGAAAAAAGCCGGAAGCTCATTTTTCAGGATACTACCGGCGCCATTGAATTCTTTCTTGTAAAATCTCCTGATGTTCCCACCTATGTGGAAAAAGGAGCGGCGGACATCGGTATTGTCGGCCGGGATGTTTTAATGGAGCACCCCGCCAATGTCTATGAGCTTTTAAACCTGGATATCGGCCAGTGCAAAATGTGCGTTGCCGGCTTTAAGGATTCCAAGCCCCAGTTCGGTAAAAAACTGGTGGTGGGAACAAAGTATCCAGCCATCGCCAAAGATTATTTTAACAGCAAGGACGAGCCTGTGGACCTGATCAAAATCAATGGTTCTGTGGAGCTGGCCCCTCTTTTAGGCCTGTCAGACTGTATTGTCGATATTGTGGAAAGCGGCAGTACCCTGCGCGAAAACGGCCTGGTGGTGCTGGAAGAAATCTGCGATATCAGCTCACGGCTCATTGTCAACAAGGTCAGCCTTAAAACCAAAGGCGCCATGATTGACCCGATTATTGAAAGGTTTGAAGCTAACCTTTCGATCAATTAA
- the hisZ gene encoding ATP phosphoribosyltransferase regulatory subunit has protein sequence MLENYTIDGFENIQYQGYPALQKIENNLGQLFELYGYHPISTPTFEAYDLYAAEDSIASDDLFKLVNHQGKVLALKPDATLAVTRMAAINHHDPDEIIKFSYLTNIYRSFASPESVKKEMTQMGVEYFGNNSPECDGEIIALAIESLLSNGIEDVHIDLGHVGFINHLMDELAFSVKEKAQLFKYIENKNIGDIGEFLNRKNLDDKVTAIILKLPKLYGEPQQVFKKMEALCINDAMKCVVDKLKAIYRHLEVTGYAKYISFDLGFTNQMNYYSDLIFKGYINNWGEPVINGGRYNHLSEKFGISRPACGFGIDLLKMMEYMEQYHLLPQTEKRKAVIFYSPEDKCEGYKSAGILRQKGQPTELFVLKNSPEECVATLSQNVLYQGAHYYLIRGQKNYRFTGQGFQAIDSIVKAEVN, from the coding sequence ATGCTAGAAAACTATACGATCGATGGTTTTGAGAACATCCAATATCAAGGCTATCCCGCACTACAGAAAATAGAGAATAACCTGGGACAGCTTTTCGAGCTGTATGGTTATCATCCCATATCAACACCAACTTTTGAGGCCTATGACCTGTACGCTGCCGAGGATTCCATCGCCAGCGATGATCTTTTTAAACTTGTCAACCATCAGGGGAAGGTGCTGGCCCTTAAGCCTGATGCCACTCTGGCCGTCACCCGCATGGCTGCCATCAATCACCACGATCCCGACGAAATAATTAAATTTTCATATTTAACCAATATTTACCGCAGCTTCGCATCACCGGAAAGCGTTAAGAAGGAAATGACTCAGATGGGTGTTGAATACTTTGGAAACAATAGCCCTGAATGCGATGGCGAGATCATCGCACTGGCCATTGAATCCCTTTTGTCAAATGGCATCGAGGACGTTCATATCGACCTAGGACACGTCGGTTTTATCAATCACCTGATGGATGAGCTGGCCTTCAGCGTTAAGGAAAAAGCGCAGCTGTTCAAATATATTGAAAACAAAAACATCGGTGACATTGGTGAATTTTTAAATCGCAAAAACCTCGACGATAAAGTCACAGCAATTATTTTAAAATTACCCAAACTCTATGGAGAACCACAGCAGGTTTTCAAAAAAATGGAAGCGCTCTGCATAAACGACGCCATGAAATGTGTTGTGGATAAGCTAAAGGCTATCTACCGTCATCTGGAAGTTACGGGCTACGCAAAATACATCTCCTTTGATTTAGGCTTTACCAATCAGATGAATTACTATTCTGACCTTATTTTTAAAGGTTATATCAATAACTGGGGAGAGCCTGTGATCAACGGCGGCCGTTACAACCATTTATCGGAGAAATTTGGCATTTCTCGTCCAGCCTGCGGATTTGGGATTGATCTGCTGAAAATGATGGAATATATGGAGCAGTACCACCTTCTGCCCCAAACCGAAAAGAGAAAAGCAGTTATCTTCTATTCTCCAGAGGACAAATGTGAAGGATATAAAAGCGCGGGTATCCTGCGTCAAAAGGGACAGCCCACAGAACTATTCGTCTTAAAAAACTCTCCTGAGGAATGCGTAGCTACCCTTTCACAAAATGTTCTCTATCAGGGTGCCCATTATTATCTGATCCGTGGTCAGAAGAATTATCGTTTTACAGGTCAGGGCTTTCAGGCCATTGACAGCATTGTCAAAGCAGAGGTGAACTAA